The following proteins are encoded in a genomic region of Planctomycetota bacterium:
- a CDS encoding radical SAM protein produces MIAERSPLNIADKIKPGVRFKPAKREVLSFQVGGKDLQYDANAMTLTTGQKAGPAEPSSCFRPDFSHPGVRDHAGYLVLCLTRACNLRCEYCFARDLKQGQATRMTSDTARRALELLLPPQGPVTVAFFGGEPLLEWDLLTETVEFAKHVYRGPGRPGFHLTTNGTLLDPAKVTFLDHEGFDLIVSLDGPKEMHNRSRPAGQGTDSYEATLNGLRLLKGQRLATRTTLRGTFMACDMRLRERLEHHHGLLDEGVAAHVSLEPVSLTESACRGVGPGHESSFDDSATDWAKVEQEYGRAAEFLRDRIRQRRAASFEQLVRFVRRLAFRQAACCECEAGNGYASVAPDGTIYACHREGASVIGNLAAGGLDECLRAKWLDGRFYHSPRCVECPIRLVCGGPCRQDAVERGDMHAPAEAGCKLRHIWFRWAAWLLSELPREEAARLTGQKPTTCCGQRT; encoded by the coding sequence ATGATCGCCGAGCGGTCCCCCCTGAATATCGCCGACAAGATCAAGCCCGGCGTCCGATTCAAGCCGGCGAAGCGCGAGGTCCTCAGCTTCCAGGTCGGGGGCAAGGACCTCCAGTACGACGCCAACGCCATGACGCTGACCACGGGGCAGAAAGCAGGCCCCGCCGAGCCGTCCTCGTGCTTCCGACCCGACTTTTCCCACCCCGGCGTCCGCGACCACGCCGGCTACCTGGTCCTCTGCCTCACGCGGGCCTGCAACCTGCGGTGCGAGTACTGCTTTGCCAGGGACTTGAAGCAGGGCCAGGCCACGCGCATGACCTCCGACACGGCCCGGCGTGCCTTGGAGCTTCTCCTGCCCCCGCAGGGGCCGGTCACCGTCGCCTTCTTCGGCGGCGAGCCGCTCCTGGAGTGGGACCTTCTGACCGAGACGGTCGAGTTCGCCAAGCATGTTTACCGCGGCCCAGGCAGGCCGGGCTTCCACCTCACCACGAACGGCACGCTGCTCGACCCGGCCAAGGTCACCTTCCTCGACCACGAGGGCTTCGATCTGATCGTCTCGCTCGACGGCCCGAAGGAGATGCACAACCGCAGCCGCCCCGCCGGGCAGGGGACGGATTCCTACGAGGCGACGCTCAACGGCCTCCGGTTGCTCAAAGGCCAGCGCCTGGCCACGAGGACGACGCTCCGGGGCACGTTCATGGCATGCGACATGCGGCTGAGGGAACGCCTCGAGCATCACCACGGGCTGCTCGACGAGGGAGTCGCCGCCCACGTCTCGCTGGAGCCAGTCAGCCTGACAGAGTCCGCCTGCCGCGGCGTCGGCCCCGGCCACGAATCGAGCTTCGACGACTCGGCGACCGACTGGGCAAAGGTCGAGCAGGAATATGGCAGGGCCGCCGAGTTCCTGAGAGACCGCATCCGTCAGAGGCGGGCCGCGTCCTTCGAGCAGCTCGTCCGCTTCGTTCGCCGGCTCGCCTTCCGCCAGGCCGCCTGCTGCGAGTGCGAGGCCGGCAACGGCTACGCCTCCGTGGCGCCCGACGGGACCATCTACGCCTGTCACCGCGAGGGGGCGAGCGTCATCGGCAACCTGGCGGCCGGCGGCCTCGACGAGTGCCTTCGGGCCAAGTGGCTCGACGGCCGCTTCTACCACAGCCCCAGGTGCGTCGAGTGCCCAATCCGGCTCGTCTGCGGCGGCCCGTGCCGCCAGGACGCCGTCGAGCGAGGCGACATGCACGCGCCCGCAGAGGCCGGCTGCAAGTTGCGCCACATCTGGTTCCGCTGGGCCGCCTGGCTCCTCTCCGAACTACCGCGTGAGGAGGCCGCGCGGCTCACTGGCCAGAAGCCGACGACCTGTTGCGGCCAGAGGACTTGA
- a CDS encoding GPW/gp25 family protein — translation MDFLGKGTKYPFRFGAAGGIAVSEGAGPEHAHIHESIWQILSTRPGERFFLPEFGSRLPELVFQQNDVVFKALARQFIVDAVKRWEKRVVIEGVGFSDDPLVTDRNVALIRLDYRIIRTQVRGNLVYPFVREV, via the coding sequence ATGGACTTCCTGGGCAAGGGGACGAAGTACCCGTTCCGTTTCGGCGCCGCCGGCGGCATCGCCGTCTCCGAGGGCGCCGGCCCCGAGCACGCCCATATCCACGAGAGCATCTGGCAGATCCTCTCGACCCGGCCAGGGGAACGCTTCTTCCTCCCCGAGTTCGGCTCGCGCCTGCCGGAGCTGGTCTTCCAGCAGAACGACGTGGTCTTCAAGGCGCTGGCCAGGCAGTTCATCGTGGACGCCGTCAAACGCTGGGAGAAGCGGGTCGTCATCGAGGGGGTGGGATTCAGCGACGACCCGCTCGTGACCGACCGCAACGTCGCCCTCATCCGGCTCGACTACCGCATCATCCGCACCCAGGTGCGGGGCAACCTGGTCTATCCCTTCGTCCGCG